A region of Ictidomys tridecemlineatus isolate mIctTri1 chromosome 4, mIctTri1.hap1, whole genome shotgun sequence DNA encodes the following proteins:
- the LOC101965999 gene encoding olfactory receptor 5D13: MYFPGQSLLITSKSLSICSFHSASPKVVYFFYESTCLFYLRNQGNQTAGVTFILLGFSEYPELQVPLFLVFLTIYTVTVLGNTGMILVIRFNPKLHTPMYFFLSHLSFIDFCYSTVVTPKLLENLVVEDRTISFTGCIMQFFFVCIFVVTETFMLAVMAYDRFVAVCNPLLYMVAMSQKLCSLLVAASYFWSIVCSLTFTYFLLTLSFCGTKFISNFVCEHAAIVAVSCSDPSISQKILLAFATFNEISSLVIVLTSYVFIFVTVMKMPSTGGRYKAFSTCASHLTAITIFHGTILFLYCVPNNKSSWLMVKVASVFYTVVIPMLNPLIYSLRNKDVKEAVMKLINTQLFCHKM, from the coding sequence ATGTATTTTCCAGGACAATCTTTATTGATAACTAGTAAGTCTCTGAGTATTTGCTCATTTCATTCTGCCTCACCCAAAGTGGTCTACTTCTTTTATGAATCAACTTGCCTATTTTATCTCAGGAACCAAGGAAACCAGACTGCTGGAGTGACATTCATCCTCCTGGGCTTCTCAGAATACCCAGAGCTCCAGGTGCCCCTGTTCCTGGTGTTCCTGACCATCTACACAGTCACTGTGCTGGGGAACACAGGCATGATCCTGGTCATCAGGTTCAACCCCAaactccacacccccatgtactttttccttagTCACTTGTCCTTCATCGATTTCTGCTACTCGACTGTGGTTACTCCCAAACTACTAGAAAATTTGGTGGTGGAAGACAGAACCATCTCCTTCACAGGCTGCATCATGCAGTTCTTCTTTGTGTGCATATTTGTGGTGACAGAGACATTCATGTTGGCAGTGATGGCCTATGACAGATTTGTGGCAGTCTGTAACCCTCTTCTCTACATGGTTGCCATGTCCCAGAAACTGTGTTCTTTGTTGGTGGCTGCATCATATTTTTGGAGTATAGTCTGTTCTTTAACATTCACATACTTTTTGTTGACCTTATCGTTTTGTGGGACTAAGTTTATAAGTAATTTTGTCTGTGAACATGCTGCAATTGTTGCTGTGTCCTGCTCTGACCCCTCTATTAGCCAGAAAATCCTTTTGGCTTTTGCCACATTCAATGAAATAAGCAGCCTGGTGATTGTTCTTACCtcctatgttttcatttttgtcacTGTCATGAAAATGCCTTCAACTGGGGGGCGCTACAAAGCCTTCTCCACATGTGCCTCCCATCTGACCGCCATTACTATATTCCATGGTACCATCCTTTTTCTCTACTGTGTTCCCAACAACAAAAGTTCGTGGCTCATGGTCAAGGTTGCTTCTGTCTTTTACACAGTGGTCATCCCTATGCTTAACCCCTTGATCTACAGCCTCAGGAACAAAGATGTGAAGGAAGCAGTTATGAAGCTAATCAACACccaattattttgtcataaaatgtga